A single genomic interval of Prochlorococcus marinus XMU1406 harbors:
- a CDS encoding GNAT family N-acetyltransferase, protein MIFRNQGSLTKQSNSISNEELIDLYGLNTYEFTQTKKEEIFVCSKNKDLDLIELDQLLQTVGWSRRPIRRVKRALDYSILVVGLWRHDDKFPRLVGFARCTGDGILEATVWDVAINPVYQGLGLGKELMKYILKELKNVGISKVTLFADAEVVSFYKRQGWVLEPRGSKCAFWYAN, encoded by the coding sequence ATGATTTTTAGAAACCAAGGATCGTTAACAAAACAATCAAACAGCATATCAAACGAAGAGCTGATAGATCTCTATGGTTTAAATACTTATGAGTTTACTCAAACAAAAAAGGAAGAAATATTTGTATGTAGTAAAAATAAAGATTTAGATCTAATAGAACTAGATCAACTTTTGCAAACTGTTGGTTGGAGTAGAAGACCTATAAGAAGAGTTAAAAGAGCTTTGGATTACAGTATTTTGGTGGTTGGGTTATGGCGTCATGATGATAAATTCCCCAGATTAGTAGGATTTGCGAGATGCACTGGTGATGGAATTTTAGAAGCAACAGTTTGGGATGTGGCTATTAACCCTGTCTATCAAGGACTTGGATTAGGGAAAGAGCTAATGAAATATATCCTGAAAGAATTAAAAAATGTTGGGATTTCTAAAGTAACCCTTTTTGCTGATGCTGAAGTGGTTTCATTTTATAAAAGACAAGGTTGGGTTTTAGAACCAAGAGGCTCTAAATGCGCTTTTTGGTATGCAAATTAA
- a CDS encoding 4a-hydroxytetrahydrobiopterin dehydratase has product MWNERESPLRIEKRFEFDQYSKISKFMGEIEKLCKERDIYPNISFGKNFVSLSIFLDNKEISDKEKDFSMDIDKFYLED; this is encoded by the coding sequence ATGTGGAATGAAAGAGAATCACCTTTAAGGATTGAAAAAAGATTTGAATTTGATCAATACTCAAAAATTAGTAAATTCATGGGGGAGATTGAGAAATTATGTAAAGAAAGGGATATCTATCCAAATATCAGCTTCGGTAAGAATTTTGTAAGTCTTTCAATATTTTTAGATAATAAAGAAATATCAGACAAGGAAAAAGACTTCTCAATGGATATTGATAAATTTTATTTAGAAGATTAG
- a CDS encoding carboxysome peptide B produces MEIMKVLGRMVCTQRVAGLGHMNLRILENNKGKKLVAVDPVGAREGNWVFTSSGSAARFACPNPEVQTDLTIGGIIDYWESD; encoded by the coding sequence GTGGAAATTATGAAGGTATTAGGAAGGATGGTATGCACTCAAAGAGTCGCTGGCTTAGGTCATATGAATTTACGAATTTTAGAAAATAATAAAGGAAAGAAATTAGTTGCTGTTGATCCTGTTGGAGCTAGAGAAGGTAACTGGGTTTTCACTTCTAGTGGCTCTGCTGCAAGATTTGCATGCCCTAATCCAGAAGTTCAAACCGATTTAACAATTGGCGGTATTATTGATTATTGGGAGAGTGACTAA
- the gloB gene encoding hydroxyacylglutathione hydrolase — protein sequence MEFNKARKIIGLKVLSDNVIWLLVKDKSVVVVDPSIHEPVIKYINENNFHLEAILQTHHHSDHIGGTKSLIERWPNVKVIASSKEKKRIPFQNVSVEDEETLNILGEEIKIIEVLGHTNSHIAFFLNGENPVLFIGDTLFSGGCGRIFEGTYQQMYSSLERIKSLPKNTLIYCAHEYTKANILWALNLKPKDQAIKNKLSEVEKKLSINELTIPFLLNEEMKINLFLRAKNLEEFTFLRANKDLWV from the coding sequence ATGGAATTTAATAAAGCTAGAAAAATAATCGGACTTAAAGTTTTAAGTGATAACGTCATTTGGTTGTTGGTAAAAGATAAATCCGTTGTGGTTGTAGATCCATCTATTCACGAACCAGTTATTAAATACATAAATGAAAACAATTTTCACTTAGAAGCTATTTTGCAAACTCATCATCATTCAGACCATATTGGAGGGACGAAGTCTCTTATTGAAAGATGGCCAAATGTAAAGGTGATTGCTTCCTCCAAAGAAAAAAAGCGAATACCTTTTCAGAATGTATCTGTAGAAGATGAAGAAACTTTGAATATTTTAGGTGAAGAAATAAAAATAATTGAAGTATTAGGACATACAAACTCACATATAGCCTTCTTTTTGAATGGGGAAAATCCCGTTCTTTTTATTGGTGACACATTATTTTCTGGAGGCTGTGGAAGAATTTTTGAGGGAACTTATCAACAAATGTATTCTTCACTAGAAAGAATCAAATCTTTACCAAAAAATACTCTCATATATTGTGCACATGAATATACAAAGGCAAATATATTGTGGGCATTGAATCTCAAGCCAAAAGATCAAGCAATAAAAAATAAACTTTCGGAAGTTGAAAAAAAACTTTCTATTAATGAATTGACAATTCCATTTTTACTTAATGAAGAGATGAAAATAAACCTTTTCTTAAGAGCAAAAAATTTAGAAGAATTTACTTTTTTAAGAGCAAATAAAGATTTATGGGTTTAA
- a CDS encoding carboxysome shell carbonic anhydrase, whose protein sequence is MPLRGLAKAKNFTLGPTAPMKTFTENIHIQTKESNNFANSGKSHKLTNNIQNENLYKYESKIKSDFDEIVPTLKEIARIQHHEDFITKAQIISRKNLGIDLPHHVLDKSWVKPLDMRALYAWCAFKQHEKLSDNFFKNDPLEGASGSRGAEDFEKFLLDCGIHLLDITPCSDGRLAHSVAYVMRIPFSSVRRRSHAGALFDIENTVNRWVKTEHKRYRENIPNEAHKDTRYLKVVTYHFSSVDPLHQGCAAHGSNDELAAKEGRNKLYAFKEAVENSFCCGASVDLMLIGLDTDTDSLKIHLSTSDGRIDLEKTISTLEIYNSTINFSKEDAEREICQTIAKQSSKDKLSGLEKFTYKLIVNNISQIDYVKSFHNGSYEDIGHAERFIGVGIGFKEVHLRNLTYFAHLDTVEEGAPDLDVGVKIFTGLNVSQDLPIPVVIRFDYSGKVPGAKERAINDCERVNNAISIRYKNLVDQGLVHTCSTIRDRDNIHSAQIIGMSLDKKTEEAH, encoded by the coding sequence ATGCCTTTAAGAGGACTGGCAAAAGCCAAGAACTTTACATTGGGGCCTACAGCTCCAATGAAAACTTTTACGGAAAATATTCATATACAAACTAAAGAATCAAATAATTTCGCAAATTCTGGAAAATCTCATAAATTAACTAATAATATCCAAAATGAGAATTTATATAAGTATGAAAGCAAAATAAAAAGTGATTTTGACGAAATTGTTCCAACTCTAAAGGAAATTGCTCGAATACAACATCATGAAGATTTTATAACTAAAGCTCAGATAATATCAAGAAAAAATTTGGGAATAGATCTGCCCCATCATGTATTAGATAAATCTTGGGTTAAACCTCTCGATATGAGAGCTCTATATGCATGGTGTGCTTTTAAACAACATGAGAAGCTTAGTGATAATTTTTTTAAAAATGATCCACTTGAGGGTGCTTCAGGAAGTAGAGGTGCGGAAGATTTTGAAAAATTTCTTTTAGATTGTGGAATACATTTACTTGATATAACTCCTTGTTCAGATGGGCGATTAGCTCATTCAGTTGCTTATGTAATGAGAATACCTTTTAGTTCAGTAAGAAGAAGATCCCATGCTGGAGCACTGTTTGATATTGAAAATACCGTTAATCGTTGGGTAAAAACTGAACATAAAAGATATAGAGAGAATATCCCTAATGAAGCGCATAAAGATACCAGATACTTAAAAGTTGTAACTTATCATTTTAGTTCTGTAGATCCTTTGCATCAGGGATGCGCAGCTCATGGGAGTAATGACGAGTTAGCTGCAAAAGAAGGTAGAAACAAATTATATGCTTTCAAAGAAGCTGTAGAAAACAGCTTTTGCTGCGGAGCTTCTGTGGATTTAATGTTAATTGGACTTGATACAGACACTGATTCATTAAAAATACATTTATCAACTAGCGATGGCCGTATAGATTTAGAAAAAACTATTTCTACATTAGAAATTTACAATTCAACAATAAATTTTTCAAAAGAGGATGCGGAAAGAGAAATTTGCCAGACAATTGCTAAGCAATCTTCAAAAGATAAACTTAGTGGACTGGAAAAATTTACGTATAAATTAATTGTCAATAATATTTCTCAAATTGATTATGTTAAGAGTTTTCATAATGGTTCTTATGAAGACATTGGACATGCAGAGAGGTTTATTGGAGTAGGTATAGGTTTTAAAGAAGTACATCTCAGAAATTTAACTTATTTTGCTCATTTAGATACAGTCGAAGAAGGGGCCCCAGATTTAGATGTAGGAGTGAAGATTTTTACTGGATTAAATGTTTCTCAAGATCTACCTATTCCAGTAGTAATAAGATTTGATTACTCTGGCAAAGTACCTGGCGCAAAAGAGAGGGCAATAAATGATTGTGAAAGAGTTAATAATGCGATATCAATTAGATATAAAAATTTAGTTGATCAAGGGTTGGTACATACTTGCTCTACTATTAGAGATAGGGACAATATTCATTCCGCCCAAATTATTGGAATGTCTTTAGATAAAAAAACAGAGGAGGCTCACTAA
- a CDS encoding carboxysome peptide A, translated as MLICKVVKPLVSTNRIPGFEHKHLQVVLDGSSNKVAVDAVGCKPGDWVICVGSSAAREAAGSKSYPSDLTIVGIIDHWDPDKS; from the coding sequence ATGTTAATTTGCAAGGTTGTAAAACCACTTGTTTCTACCAATAGGATTCCTGGTTTTGAACATAAACATCTGCAGGTTGTATTAGATGGTTCTTCTAATAAAGTTGCAGTTGATGCTGTTGGCTGTAAGCCAGGAGATTGGGTTATTTGTGTAGGAAGTTCTGCTGCTAGGGAAGCAGCGGGAAGTAAATCTTATCCAAGCGATTTAACGATTGTTGGAATAATTGATCATTGGGATCCTGACAAGTCATAA
- the hisG gene encoding ATP phosphoribosyltransferase yields MFTIALPKGALLKDSISTFKKAGLDFSDALDENNRSLTFESNCKRAKALLVRNGDVPVYVSYGQADLGIVGYDVLRESELKVAKLLDLGFGGCHMSLAVKKNSNYSKPTDLPANCKVASKFIKTARSYFEELNIPVEIVHLTGSVELGPITGMAEAIVDLVATGKTLKENGLVKIDDLYYSTARLIGNPLSMRLDDNHLRDTILSIESTNAL; encoded by the coding sequence ATGTTTACTATAGCTTTACCAAAAGGAGCTCTGTTAAAAGATTCAATTTCAACTTTTAAAAAAGCTGGGTTAGATTTCTCTGATGCGTTGGACGAAAATAATAGATCATTAACCTTTGAATCAAATTGCAAACGGGCAAAAGCTTTATTAGTAAGGAATGGAGATGTGCCTGTTTATGTAAGTTATGGTCAGGCTGATTTGGGTATTGTTGGGTATGACGTTTTACGAGAATCTGAATTAAAAGTCGCAAAGTTATTAGATTTAGGATTTGGTGGTTGTCATATGTCGTTAGCGGTTAAGAAAAATAGCAATTATTCAAAACCAACTGATCTTCCAGCGAATTGTAAAGTAGCAAGTAAATTTATAAAAACAGCAAGATCTTATTTTGAAGAATTAAATATTCCTGTAGAAATAGTTCATTTGACAGGATCAGTCGAGCTTGGTCCTATTACAGGTATGGCAGAGGCAATTGTTGATTTGGTAGCAACAGGAAAGACTCTTAAAGAGAATGGTTTAGTTAAAATAGATGATCTTTATTACTCGACTGCAAGACTAATTGGAAATCCTTTATCTATGAGGTTAGATGATAATCATCTCAGAGATACAATTTTATCAATAGAATCAACTAATGCTTTATAA
- a CDS encoding Rid family detoxifying hydrolase, translated as MSPKQVIKTSKAPDPVGPYNQAIKAGDFIYCSGQIAIDPALNEITCLGDIEKETIQVLKNLAEVLKAGGAKIEDVIKTTIYLTDLSNFQIVNKIYSDFFNIENPPARACVEVSSLPKGVLVEIDCVAFLD; from the coding sequence ATGTCCCCAAAACAAGTAATTAAAACATCAAAGGCTCCAGATCCAGTAGGACCTTATAATCAAGCGATAAAAGCTGGGGATTTTATCTATTGTTCTGGTCAAATTGCTATAGACCCAGCTTTAAATGAAATAACATGTTTAGGTGACATAGAGAAGGAAACTATTCAAGTTTTAAAAAATCTCGCAGAGGTTCTTAAAGCTGGTGGAGCAAAAATAGAGGATGTGATAAAAACAACTATTTACTTAACAGACTTAAGTAATTTTCAAATTGTCAATAAAATATATAGTGATTTTTTTAATATAGAGAATCCTCCTGCAAGGGCCTGTGTGGAAGTTTCATCTCTACCAAAAGGAGTTTTAGTTGAAATAGATTGCGTCGCATTTTTAGATTAA
- a CDS encoding TIGR04283 family arsenosugar biosynthesis glycosyltransferase: MSKISIIIPTINEANNLPLLLSDLSTIHKDGEIIIVDCGSEDKTIDIANIYGAKLFISKERNRGLQLDIGARNSKGDWLIFLHADTRLTHDWFRKTNLLLKGNKNSIYYFKFKIDHKKKIYRVLEILVNFRSKYFKQPYGDQGLIIHRTTYFKNNGFRKIPLMEDVDFLRRLNNKKDLKELNSPIFISSRKWEKTNIFLQAIKNWHFRRRWLKGESLKSIYFDYYKK; the protein is encoded by the coding sequence TTGTCTAAAATCTCAATTATCATCCCAACTATCAATGAAGCTAATAATTTGCCATTATTACTTTCAGACTTGTCGACTATTCATAAAGACGGAGAAATTATTATTGTTGACTGTGGTAGTGAAGATAAAACTATTGATATAGCAAATATTTATGGAGCGAAACTATTTATATCCAAAGAAAGGAATCGAGGTTTACAATTAGATATTGGAGCTAGGAATTCAAAAGGAGACTGGCTCATATTTTTGCATGCAGACACAAGATTAACTCATGATTGGTTTAGAAAAACAAATCTACTTTTAAAGGGAAATAAGAATAGTATTTACTATTTTAAATTTAAAATTGATCACAAAAAGAAAATTTATAGAGTCCTCGAAATTCTTGTAAATTTTAGAAGTAAATATTTTAAACAACCTTATGGTGATCAAGGTTTAATAATTCATAGAACTACCTATTTCAAGAATAATGGTTTTAGAAAGATACCTTTGATGGAAGATGTAGATTTTTTAAGGAGATTAAATAATAAAAAAGATTTAAAAGAATTAAATTCACCTATTTTTATAAGTTCAAGGAAATGGGAAAAAACTAATATTTTTCTCCAAGCAATTAAGAACTGGCACTTTAGAAGAAGATGGTTAAAAGGCGAATCATTAAAATCTATATATTTTGACTACTACAAAAAATGA
- the csoS2 gene encoding carboxysome assembly protein CsoS2, with protein sequence MSKKTSREIALERRKAMSDSGKKAAAYSSTTKDRVRSSQDINISGTQSSLNNISKTATKHIPKTQVNSNSSTTLSSKELVIERRKAMSTHGKSAITSSDRTRTDVKKESPVNIVKSTINKNQESQDSTSTESKSLKPNVKRRINQKRKPITNTSRDIVLARREAQSKHGKSATKQNTSAASLARRGDPDLSSREISQRVRELRSKTGATGKKGNGKCRPCGPNKNGAKQNIADASWKVGKSETDSGQIVTGTQANRSVKTTGNEASTCRTVTGTQYMGAEVVDQFCQDRPSYKQPLRSTVTATTSGNKVTGNEVGRSDRVTGDEPGTCKNLTGTEYVSSNQSQKYCGDVPKNPSKVKHSTTTDGLKVSGSLPGRSTLVTGDESGSGHQLTGDQYLGSEPNPKGKAFEKVGTYNTLNGNNVTGTGVGRSDHMTGNEHGSCKNVTGDEYIGSQQYEKFCGSKPKPEARKVGLSLSSKSNLISGTMTGRSEIVTGDEPGSCKVLTGTPYAGLDQINENCSNEISEDMKSRSTVNSGNNSNARLTGQQPGIGGVMTGAKKGACKNLTGTPYVGGDQLSQACDNPPHDTAYANPEKSAGNSWKEFSVKSPSRDKYSEKNTQGVTGNEYENGSKVTGPFDMAVDKVTGTEKFRFEPNKNITYKQKMEIEEADRAAKTPEKRVASRITGEGQSVGNVTGDDWDRGDKVTGTEGASSRKRNPSRAGFMSAMPPMEVKRNDETEKPDFLITGSSGNTREGQLVTFSGGARG encoded by the coding sequence ATGTCAAAAAAAACCAGTAGAGAGATTGCACTTGAAAGAAGAAAGGCTATGAGTGATAGCGGTAAAAAAGCTGCTGCTTATTCTTCAACTACCAAAGATAGAGTTCGATCTTCTCAAGATATAAACATTTCTGGGACTCAGTCTTCTCTTAATAATATTTCTAAAACAGCTACAAAACATATTCCAAAAACTCAGGTAAACAGCAATTCTTCAACAACTTTATCTAGTAAAGAGTTAGTAATAGAGAGAAGAAAAGCAATGTCTACCCATGGGAAATCAGCTATAACTTCATCCGATAGAACCCGTACTGATGTTAAAAAAGAAAGTCCTGTAAACATAGTTAAATCAACCATAAATAAAAATCAAGAAAGTCAGGATTCAACTAGTACAGAATCTAAGTCTCTAAAACCCAATGTTAAGAGAAGAATTAATCAGAAGAGAAAGCCTATTACTAATACAAGCAGAGATATTGTTTTAGCGAGAAGAGAAGCTCAATCTAAGCATGGTAAATCAGCAACTAAACAAAATACCAGTGCCGCTTCTTTAGCTAGAAGGGGAGACCCAGATTTAAGTAGTAGAGAAATTTCTCAGAGAGTGAGAGAGCTAAGAAGTAAAACTGGTGCTACAGGCAAAAAAGGTAATGGTAAATGTAGACCATGTGGTCCAAATAAAAATGGCGCCAAACAAAATATTGCAGATGCTAGCTGGAAAGTTGGTAAAAGTGAAACTGATTCAGGTCAAATAGTGACTGGAACACAAGCTAATAGATCTGTAAAAACTACTGGTAATGAAGCAAGTACATGCAGAACAGTTACTGGCACCCAATACATGGGAGCAGAAGTTGTTGATCAATTTTGTCAAGATAGACCAAGTTATAAACAGCCACTTAGATCTACTGTTACTGCAACAACATCAGGAAATAAAGTGACTGGGAATGAAGTTGGTAGATCTGATAGGGTCACAGGCGATGAGCCAGGGACTTGTAAAAACCTTACAGGTACTGAATATGTATCTTCTAATCAATCACAGAAGTATTGTGGTGATGTTCCAAAAAATCCTTCAAAGGTTAAACACAGTACAACAACCGATGGATTAAAAGTATCTGGATCACTTCCTGGTAGATCAACCCTAGTTACTGGAGATGAATCAGGTTCTGGACATCAGTTAACTGGAGATCAATATCTTGGCTCTGAGCCAAATCCAAAAGGTAAAGCATTTGAAAAAGTAGGTACTTACAACACTCTTAATGGGAATAATGTAACTGGTACAGGAGTTGGAAGATCAGACCATATGACAGGCAATGAACATGGGAGTTGTAAGAATGTAACTGGCGATGAGTACATAGGATCTCAACAATACGAGAAGTTTTGCGGTTCAAAACCAAAACCAGAAGCTAGAAAAGTAGGTTTAAGTCTTTCTTCAAAGTCAAATTTAATAAGCGGCACTATGACAGGAAGATCAGAAATAGTAACTGGAGATGAACCAGGTTCATGCAAAGTGTTAACAGGAACACCATACGCAGGCTTAGATCAGATTAATGAAAATTGTAGTAATGAAATTTCTGAAGATATGAAATCCCGATCAACAGTTAATTCTGGAAATAATTCAAATGCCAGACTTACAGGACAGCAGCCAGGAATTGGCGGAGTAATGACAGGTGCTAAGAAAGGTGCTTGTAAAAATCTAACTGGTACTCCCTATGTTGGTGGAGATCAGCTCTCACAAGCTTGTGATAATCCTCCACATGATACGGCTTATGCGAATCCGGAAAAGTCAGCAGGTAACTCTTGGAAGGAATTCTCTGTTAAATCACCATCAAGAGATAAATACTCTGAAAAAAATACTCAAGGTGTTACTGGTAATGAATATGAAAATGGTTCGAAGGTGACAGGACCTTTTGATATGGCAGTTGATAAGGTCACTGGTACTGAAAAATTTAGATTTGAACCGAATAAAAATATTACTTATAAACAAAAAATGGAAATTGAAGAGGCAGACCGGGCTGCAAAGACACCAGAAAAAAGAGTCGCATCAAGGATTACTGGTGAAGGACAATCAGTGGGAAACGTAACTGGTGACGATTGGGATCGCGGTGATAAGGTAACAGGTACAGAGGGAGCTTCTTCTAGAAAGAGAAATCCATCAAGAGCAGGATTCATGAGTGCAATGCCCCCTATGGAAGTAAAAAGAAATGACGAGACAGAAAAGCCAGATTTCTTGATAACCGGATCAAGTGGTAATACTCGTGAAGGTCAACTTGTTACCTTTTCAGGTGGTGCACGAGGTTAA
- a CDS encoding TIGR04282 family arsenosugar biosynthesis glycosyltransferase, which yields MAKWHGFGRCKTRLSKDIGKSNSAKVQSVMTKHTISVAKFLQENKLLDISIAISGLGVGNCKRWSRELGIKKFNLQGKGCLGEKMKRQIIINKKFFARNKIKNIIFIGTDLPDLCHQDLLNTLKELQQNDLILGPSNDGGYWLIGLSKKIMSSHIYLPFINIKWGTENVLQNTIDNFASTKLKFKFLDKKIDIDTIIDIENRK from the coding sequence ATGGCAAAATGGCATGGTTTTGGAAGATGCAAAACAAGATTATCAAAAGATATAGGTAAAAGTAATTCTGCAAAAGTACAAAGTGTGATGACCAAACACACTATTTCAGTCGCAAAATTTCTCCAAGAAAATAAACTACTTGATATTTCTATTGCTATATCTGGTTTGGGGGTAGGTAATTGTAAAAGGTGGTCTAGAGAATTAGGCATCAAAAAATTTAATTTACAGGGTAAAGGGTGCTTGGGAGAAAAAATGAAAAGGCAAATAATTATCAACAAAAAATTTTTTGCTAGAAATAAGATCAAAAATATTATTTTTATTGGTACTGACCTTCCAGATTTATGCCATCAAGATTTATTGAATACTCTAAAAGAGCTTCAACAAAATGATCTTATTTTAGGACCATCTAATGATGGAGGATATTGGCTTATTGGTTTATCAAAAAAAATAATGTCATCGCATATATATTTACCTTTTATCAACATTAAGTGGGGGACAGAAAATGTTCTTCAAAATACAATTGATAATTTTGCTTCTACAAAATTGAAATTTAAGTTTTTAGATAAAAAAATAGATATAGATACAATTATTGATATTGAAAATAGAAAGTAA
- a CDS encoding DUF3136 domain-containing protein, producing MSAAKLNIDELEAGYPLFCKALRLLILKGNSVKDIEKTVCWSHLETLNRCLPGRYKAPTYLMALIKRDIAKPNNY from the coding sequence ATGTCAGCAGCAAAGCTTAATATAGATGAACTAGAAGCAGGTTATCCTTTATTTTGCAAAGCGCTTAGACTATTAATTTTAAAAGGGAACTCAGTGAAAGATATAGAAAAGACAGTGTGTTGGAGTCATCTTGAAACTTTAAATAGATGTCTACCTGGTAGATATAAAGCACCTACATATTTAATGGCTTTAATCAAAAGAGATATTGCAAAGCCAAATAATTATTAA
- a CDS encoding ABC transporter ATP-binding protein yields MFFKDFRRIKKLGKYLTKDKKTIYLILIVLLPVSFSGAIQPLLVGQAITLLKNETTDVWLSRTIFGQSINAIILTLFITVLFRLVLQGYQTYNIQAVGQRLTARIRRELFDHSISLSLRYHDKMPVGKLLTRLTNDVDALAEVFGSGAVGVIADFVSLIVISLTMLSIDRGLAILLLLTQIPVSYFIIWLQKRYRRANYQVREELSQLNSDFQENLQGLEVVQMFRREAFNSKKFSNTGVAYKKAVNGTIFYDSSISAFIEWISLAAVSLVLAVGGYLVTSGNIGLGTLTTFILYSQRLFEPLRQLAERFTQIQGGLTAVERINELLDEEIQIKDTISAKRYLENAKNVNKKFKGKIEFKNVNFFYNEGEHIIKNLSFMINPGEHVAFVGPTGSGKTTIIRLLCRLYEPQSGQILIDDIDIKDIPIATLRNMLGVVLQDTFIFSGNVADNLKLNSNIDNLELENICHELGLDNLLKKLPEGLNTLLRERGGNLSSGERQLLSVARVAIRNPIVLIMDEATAFMDPSTEATLQKDLERILSKRTALVIAHRLATIESSDKILVLKAGSLVEEGTHSELRMKKGLYFQLSELQQKGFANF; encoded by the coding sequence ATGTTTTTTAAAGATTTTAGAAGGATTAAAAAGTTAGGTAAATATTTAACTAAAGATAAAAAAACAATCTATCTAATCTTGATAGTTTTGTTACCTGTTTCTTTCTCTGGAGCTATTCAACCATTATTAGTTGGTCAAGCAATTACTCTTCTAAAGAACGAAACAACAGATGTTTGGCTAAGTAGAACTATCTTTGGGCAGTCAATAAATGCCATAATCCTAACTTTATTTATAACTGTATTATTCAGATTAGTTCTGCAGGGATATCAAACTTACAATATCCAAGCAGTTGGACAACGTTTGACAGCGAGAATAAGAAGAGAACTTTTTGATCATTCAATATCTTTATCTCTTAGGTATCACGATAAAATGCCTGTAGGTAAATTATTAACGAGATTAACAAATGATGTTGATGCTTTAGCCGAGGTTTTTGGGAGTGGGGCAGTAGGAGTCATTGCTGACTTCGTTAGTCTGATAGTAATTTCTTTGACAATGCTGTCAATTGATCGAGGGCTTGCCATTTTATTACTTTTGACTCAAATCCCAGTTTCATATTTTATTATTTGGCTTCAAAAACGTTATAGAAGAGCCAATTATCAAGTAAGGGAAGAATTGTCTCAACTCAACTCTGATTTTCAAGAGAATCTTCAAGGTTTAGAAGTCGTTCAGATGTTCAGAAGAGAGGCTTTCAATAGCAAGAAATTTTCCAATACTGGAGTTGCTTACAAGAAAGCAGTAAATGGAACAATATTTTATGACAGTAGTATTTCGGCGTTTATAGAATGGATTTCTCTTGCCGCAGTTTCCTTGGTTTTGGCAGTTGGAGGATATCTTGTTACTTCTGGAAATATTGGTTTAGGAACATTAACAACTTTTATTTTATATTCCCAAAGACTTTTTGAACCTTTAAGGCAGCTTGCAGAAAGATTTACTCAGATCCAAGGAGGTTTAACAGCTGTAGAAAGAATAAATGAATTATTGGATGAAGAAATACAGATTAAGGACACTATTTCTGCAAAACGTTATTTAGAAAATGCTAAAAATGTAAATAAGAAATTTAAGGGCAAAATTGAGTTCAAGAATGTTAATTTTTTCTACAACGAGGGAGAACATATTATAAAAAATTTATCTTTCATGATCAATCCAGGAGAGCATGTGGCTTTCGTAGGACCAACTGGTTCAGGTAAGACTACCATAATAAGACTTTTATGTAGATTATATGAACCTCAATCAGGTCAGATTTTAATCGATGATATAGATATAAAAGATATTCCTATAGCAACCCTTAGAAATATGTTGGGAGTAGTTCTACAAGATACCTTTATCTTTAGTGGCAATGTTGCTGATAATTTGAAACTAAATTCCAACATAGACAATCTTGAATTAGAAAATATTTGCCACGAATTAGGATTAGACAATTTGTTGAAAAAATTACCAGAAGGTTTGAACACCTTACTAAGAGAAAGAGGGGGGAATCTCTCTTCTGGAGAGAGACAACTTCTTTCAGTAGCTAGAGTAGCGATAAGAAATCCTATTGTTTTAATAATGGATGAAGCAACAGCGTTTATGGATCCCTCTACAGAGGCTACATTGCAGAAAGATCTTGAGAGAATTCTGTCAAAAAGAACGGCATTAGTAATAGCTCACAGATTAGCAACTATTGAAAGTTCTGATAAGATTTTAGTCTTAAAAGCGGGATCATTAGTTGAAGAGGGAACACATAGTGAATTGAGAATGAAAAAGGGTTTGTATTTTCAGCTTTCTGAGCTTCAACAAAAAGGATTCGCCAATTTTTAA